Below is a genomic region from Pelmatolapia mariae isolate MD_Pm_ZW unplaced genomic scaffold, Pm_UMD_F_2 NODE_ptg000113l+_length_46586_cov_1, whole genome shotgun sequence.
CCAGTCTGCAGTGGTCACTATATACcttgtggcggggcgtggtttGTAGATGCCACGCAGGAACGTCCATTGCACCTGCAGCAGGAAACTCGCCACATACCTATAATGGTCCAAGGAAGGAACAGTGGTGGATTAACGATCTAGTatgtgggatgtgctggacatAAATGCCCCACTTTGAAaaaccttcagttgatccaaaatgcagcAACGAGAGTACTGACAAGGACTAGAAAAGAAAGAGCATATTTCTTACACACTGGCTccttgttaaatccagaatataatttaaaatccttctcattACATAAAAGACCTTGAATGAGACCCCATCTGTTCCCCATAGTATCATATCACTGCAATAGAGCACTTCGTtcacagactgcaggcttactcattgttcctagagtatttaaaagtagaatgggaggcggAGCATATAGCTCTTCTGTGGAACAGATGGCTACTCCAAAATTTGCCTGTTTctgcctgaggtttcttcctgttaaaatggagtttttccttaccACTGTCACCAAATGATACTTATTGTTTGGGATTTTGTCTTGattattatagggtctttaccttacaacatgGTGCtctgaagcaactgttgttgtgatttcatattatataaataaaacagttgaattgaactgaaaaataTTAGCCATCTCATCTGCTCTTTCttgttgtaaatgtaaaactttTAGTCACATCCAATGGAGCTGGCAGGACTCGAGACATGGGAGTTGCgtcttctttcatttcatttcatttatttatttatttcacacttggtACAACAGTTTCCACAGTTAGTTCTTTCAGACAAACCAACCACACTTTCTATCGGTATAGCActgcaaccatgtgtgaaaactTAAAACTTCAACGGATTTATTTTACAGTCACTTAATCCAAAAAGCACAAGACATATTGTCTTGGGATTGTTATCCAAAGGCTCCGGGGACATAGAAGGAAGGTTCACACATCCAGTTCACAATAAAAGCTCTCTCTCAGACGTAGGAACACTCTCTCACTATACACCAGGGAAGAGACACCGGGAAAGACACTAATGAGGTAGGTCAACGATCCAGCAAGGAAGTAAGTTGTAGTCGCAGTTATAGCTCGTCAGCACTAGGTGGGTGATGTTCCTCAGGTGTGCAGGGTGGGAACCCAGGCAGAGTACTCGCATGAACACTGacaccaaaacaaacaacagagagtgaaaagaaaaagaggcagaatgTGGCAAAATGCTTAGAGAGAACTAGGGGACCATAGCAGTGCACCCCACCTCCCCACCCCTTCCACCCTCAATGGGAGCCTCCTGGAAGCCGCACATGCTCACAATGGAAGTCTGTAGGCATCACTTTATACAAGGTGGCAGCCTGGGGAATCCAAGAATGCTCCTCCAGTCTGTACCCCTCCCACTCCACAAGATATGGAAGGCCCCTCCCTCGGCACCAGGATTCAAATTCCTTTAAAGCAGAGTCTCAAACTAAAATCAGCCgcgggccactgctggcaccaTATCTCATTGGAGGGTCACTTCAGTGTTCAAGTAGACAAACCAACACAGAAAACACTCACAAAATATTTCTCTATAATGTAGTGGTTTGTTTTCAGGGCGCAATTTCCAATATTGtataacaaaaaaaccctgtagACAGTGAACGCTCTTAACTAAttgaagcctttcattgaactaccaaataaaccaATTTGGTCctctctttctggccagacacaTGTCAGCACTTCTActatatttgtttgtatttaacaaaataaaagatgcagacataagtgtacacatttgtttttgactgctagtgaaaattgttttctttttgtttatacTCTTTTGTTAACTCGGCCGCGTCCGCTGCtctgaaccgtagtaaagggacctctggctaatactttGGGTTCGTaggggctcgtagccgaaaactagcttactgtctgggtcaactttgctagcgagagacagagagaggcgttgaaaggctgctccaacggaacttattgtttcggaggaaaacacgaacacagtacactgtgttcgtgttcgCCAGTTGAGTCTTAAATAGcgtacttacagctgggctcgtcaggctgCAGTGGTTgttattatattgttgttattatatttacatgcttcaaAAAATTCTTTGTgtctaaaaatcttttttttttttttgaaagcaaGCTTTAGGTCAGTTTACTATGAGGGCTGCAACAGCTccaaacattgttttggcaTTAAAGACTAAGAATTTACTAAATAGATACAGTGACAATTTTAGAATCAGAGGCATCAACAAAATTACAAGAgaatttaaatcaaacaaatgtgACTTAATGAAGGCAAAAGATAGTTTACTGTGTCATTATTAAATACGGCATGTCTTTTCTCAGCATTAATCCTTGTTGAATATTTTTGAACCatcttcattttaaatgtaattacattACAATTACAATTAAAGCATTTGTTTACAGCCCTAACTGTTTTCATGGTGCAGGCTGTCTCAGGCCGACAAATGGGAGGTTTTCCTGGGATTGCAAGTGCAGAACCAGACAATGAGGTGGACAGTAAAGAGGGGTGTGAAGCAGATCATTGCTCACAGGTACTACAACAGATACACTGAAGACAGTGACATTGCGTTGATGGAGCTGGACACCAGAGTCAGCCTAACCCAGCACATCAGACCCATCTGCCTGCCTTCCTCCACCTACTACTTCCCATCAGGCCAAGAGGCTTGGATCACCGGCTGGGGGACTACCCTGCAGGGAGGTGAGATGATAATAAAGAAGTACTGAAACACTGTATCAAAGTTAATATCTTTCTACACTGGAAGGTGATGACAATGTAATACAGTAAGGGGGAATTACTGAATAGATTATATTAATGGGCCAATAGGTTCAACTATAGGAGCACAAGGGTGTGTTTAAGTGAGACAGAGACAGGAATGTGACTGAAAAGAACCAGCTGTCTTTAGTGAACCATAAGTTTTGACAACCACAGGGATAACGCACTTCACACAAGTGTGGAaaaacattcaattcaatttgatttatatagcgccaaatcataaTAAAAGTCGTGTCAAGgcgctttattttgtaaggtagaccctacaataatacatacagagaaaaacccaacaatcatatgaccccctatgagcagcactttggccgacagtgggaaggaaaaactcccttttaacaggaagaaacctccggcagaacccaggctcagggaggggcggggccatctgcctgcgaccagttggggtgagagaaggaagacaggataaagacatgctgtggaagagagacagagataataacaagtgtgattcagcagagaggtctattaacacatgttgagtgagaaaggtgactggaaaggaaaaactcaatgcatcatgggaatccccggcagcctaagtctattgcagcataactaagggaggattcagggtcacctggtccagccctaactatatgctttagcaaaaaggaaagtttgaagcctaatcttgaaagtagagatagtgtctgtctcccgaatccaaactggaagctggttccacagaagaggggctggttccacagaagaggggcctgaaaactgaaggctctccctcccattctacttttaaatactctaggaacaacaagtaagcctgcagtgtgagagtgaagtgctctaatagggtgatatggtactacaaggtcattaagataagatggggcctgattatttaagaccttgtatgtgaggagcaggattttgaattcaattctggatttaacaggaagccaatgaagggaagccaatacaggagaaatctgctctctctttctagtccctgtcaggactcttgctgcagcattttggatcagctgaaggcttttcagcgagtttttaggacttcctgataataaggaattacagtagtccagcctggaagtaataaatgcatgaactagtttttcagcgtcactctgagacaggatatttctaactttagagatgttgcgcaaatggaagaaagcagtcttacatatttgtttaatatgtgcattgaaggacatgtcttggtcaaaaatgactccaaggttcctcacagcgttactggaggccaaggtaatgccatccagaggaagaatctggttagataccatatttctaagattttcagggccgagtacaataacctcagtttgatctgaattaagaagcagaaagttagcggccatccaggtctttatgtctttaagacattcctgcagtttaactaattggtgtgtgttactaTTGGTATAGTATGTCTTCTGATACTACCAAAGGGAAGCTTGTAAActgaattggtcctagcactgaaccctgtggaactccataattaacctcagcgtgtgaagaggactctccatttacatgagcaaattggagtctattagatagatatgatagaAACCACTGCAGctcagtacctgtaatacctacagcatgttctaatcgctctaacaGAATATtttggtcaacagtatcgaaggctgcactgaggtctagcaggacaagcacagagatgagtccactgtcagaggccataagaagatcatttgtaaccttcactaaagaaagaaattaaaaaaataaataaaggtaaaAGCACATAAAACTACTAATATAAAGACTTGGCCAAGTCTTAGCTCTCAGTTCTCAGTGTTGGGTGCACCCTGACTCCTAAACTGTTATAGAAAACAGATTTCTCAAATTCAATGTCCATTAAAAGGAAGATCTCACACACCTTTCAAATGTGGAGAATATTCCACACAGCAGCTTATTATCCACAGTCCCAAATAAAACTTGTCCAAGGGGTATAGTCCAAAAATTGGGACTGAGAAAATGTCAGTGGTCTTATGTATAACCAgctgtgtgtgaaagtgtggGTGATACAGACCTACAATACCGCAAGGTGCAGCAGATCATCAAGtggaaaagaagggaaaatcAGTTCAGGTGGGAAGGCTTGTCATCTATCACTTGAGGAATCCACCTCAGGAGCAATCCAGCATGCTATAAAAAACCTGACCTAGCAACAGACAGGGTCAGAAGAGCAATTGTTTTAGCTATAATCCACAACTTGAGTTTGTGTTGAcatcatatttgttttacagttgCCTATAAGATGTGTTTGCCTAGCCTGTATTTCTTACTCAAAAGTGTGTACCACTGGAAGCAAGGTTTTCATGACTTAAGTAAAAAATAGAGGGTGACCAAATGAGTTCAAGGTTTAGAAACTTGTTAGCAGCTACGATTGATTATAAACCTCACTTTAAAATTAGGATTTATGTGCTGCCTCTAAACCAGCATAAACAGGATCAAACAGTAGTGAATTGCTTTGTCATTCATCAACAAGCTTTATAGAACACAACTTTGTTGTCTGTCAGATGCCGAGACGGCCATCCTCCAGAAGGCGGAAGTTAAGATCATCAACAGCTGGCTGTGTAATATTCTACTGAATTACAGGGTCACAGGTAACATGCTGTGTGCTGGAGTCCTTTCAGGAGGCGTGGACACCTGTAAGGTACAGATCATTCACACAAACTTGTAATAGTGAGAGGAAAGGTGAAGTACTTTActgctgttttggtttttacagCTGCATTTGTTTGATGAATTTACTAAACAAGGGTGTTTAGTTCAAAGAGGAAcctacagactgtatataaaagatgcatACAGCCACTTCACTGCCACCTATTGGTTTGTGAGCTACTCATTTTAAAGCCTCAGTGTTAGCTTTATAGCTCTCAAATATGTGATTTTCTGGAGCCAAAAGTGACCATGTTTGGAAGAGTGTGTGAAGTGCATGAAGAGAGTAGGTAGtgctagcttggttagcaagctaAATCCATAAGGCTCCACATAGCTACATGCTAGTTAGTGCTAAACAGGTTAAAAATAATATAGCAGAAGTAAAATTTATTGGGAGTGTGTTACCACATAGCTGTATGATCACAGATGAGTCCATTTGATGATGTAGAGCCTAGTGAAGCTGCCTGTGCTGTTAAGGGGGTTAAGGGGTGCCTAAAACtttaaaccttaaaaaaatcCACTGGGTGAGTTATGCAGCTCACAATAACTTCTGATTATTTTTAAGACCAGTCTGCAAAGGTAATTACTAATAAATGGTATAAAGGTTTTCGGCACCAGACGTCGCAACTTAAGGGAAACTTACACAGTAGAAGCAACCAATTTATGTATatgaaatataataaatgaATTTAGCTTTAACGGCAactattgttatttatttatttatttaattttacataacagaagttttttggtttttaattgTGATGCGGTTTACATCAGCAGTAGCTTATTATAGACACTACCAGCTGCAGGACTGTTCTGCTAGCAGGTTTAATCATCTGGAGGAAAAACAGGAGACAGACCAGATGTGGTCATTGTTAAACGATAGCTATGCTTTCTTGAATCCTTTCTTCATGTGAGCTTTTGTGTCAC
It encodes:
- the LOC134622646 gene encoding suppressor of tumorigenicity 14 protein-like — protein: LSQADKWEVFLGLQVQNQTMRWTVKRGVKQIIAHRYYNRYTEDSDIALMELDTRVSLTQHIRPICLPSSTYYFPSGQEAWITGWGTTLQGDAETAILQKAEVKIINSWLCNILLNYRVTGNMLCAGVLSGGVDTCKGDSGGPLSVANSRGRFFLAGVTSWGKGCARIYAPGVYTRVTKYRSWIKQKTGV